In Methanothermobacter sp., the following are encoded in one genomic region:
- a CDS encoding AAA family ATPase, translating to MKFNNIVYDPQLSDKKFPVKASDPEREAKLVVLQPVGYPFVCNLMESPRIDAVNKELFEIYARDQWEGFSATEGSYLFDQKLLPDYAFKIIRAHPDGSKITRNTSIILLENEREEFHEVKSDITMDDVIGQEDAKIKCRIIMRYLEDPDRFMDWAPRNVLFHGSPGTGKTMLAKSLANELRVPLYLIKATSLIGEHVGDGARQIHELYELASKTAPSVIFIDEMDAIGLDRRFQSLRGDVSEVVNALLTEMDGINQNWGVVTIGATNNPELLDNAIRSRFEEEIEFRLPGDDERRMMLEKYIETMPLDVDFSVDKLVKLTKGMSGRDIKERVLKTALHRALADESPRVEREHIEYALKERDLKGEPRHMFA from the coding sequence GTGAAATTCAATAACATAGTCTATGACCCCCAGCTATCCGATAAAAAGTTTCCTGTGAAGGCCTCTGATCCTGAAAGGGAGGCGAAACTTGTTGTTCTCCAGCCGGTTGGATACCCCTTCGTATGCAACCTGATGGAGTCCCCAAGGATAGATGCCGTTAACAAGGAACTCTTTGAGATCTATGCAAGGGACCAGTGGGAGGGTTTCAGTGCAACTGAGGGTTCCTATCTATTTGACCAGAAACTGCTCCCTGACTATGCATTCAAGATAATAAGGGCCCACCCTGACGGTTCAAAGATAACCAGGAACACCTCCATTATACTGCTGGAGAACGAGAGGGAGGAGTTCCATGAGGTGAAAAGTGATATAACCATGGACGATGTTATCGGTCAGGAGGACGCCAAGATAAAGTGCAGGATAATCATGAGGTACCTTGAGGACCCGGACAGATTCATGGACTGGGCGCCCAGGAACGTCCTCTTCCATGGAAGCCCCGGTACAGGTAAGACAATGCTTGCAAAGTCCCTTGCAAATGAACTCAGGGTACCCCTCTACCTTATAAAGGCCACAAGCCTCATAGGTGAGCATGTGGGTGACGGTGCAAGGCAGATACATGAACTCTATGAACTGGCATCAAAAACTGCCCCATCCGTTATATTCATAGATGAGATGGACGCAATTGGCCTAGACCGGAGATTCCAGTCCCTCCGTGGGGACGTCTCAGAGGTGGTTAACGCACTCCTAACCGAGATGGATGGTATAAATCAGAACTGGGGTGTTGTAACCATAGGCGCGACCAATAACCCTGAACTTCTTGATAATGCCATAAGAAGCCGTTTTGAGGAGGAAATAGAGTTCAGGTTACCCGGAGATGATGAGAGGCGGATGATGCTTGAGAAATACATTGAGACCATGCCCCTGGATGTGGATTTCTCTGTGGACAAACTTGTTAAACTGACAAAGGGAATGTCCGGAAGGGACATAAAGGAGAGGGTGCTTAAAACAGCCCTCCACAGGGCACTGGCAGATGAAAGTCCAAGGGTGGAGCGTGAACACATAGAATATGCTCTTAAGGAGCGTGATCTGAAGGGCGAACCCAGGCACATGTTCGCCTGA
- the hemA gene encoding glutamyl-tRNA reductase produces the protein MILNIRLDHKTSDVKTMETASGRIEEIVGELEALGAVNEKVPLVTCNRVEYYLHLTWVPPEFDFNGFTVEKDDDALLHLLRLASGLESMIIGEDQILGQIKAARLQALREGTCGPLLDMVFTKAVHVGQTVRRKTKINRGSVSIGSAAVDLAESIHGDLKCKNVLVIGAGKMGTLVARALAEKHLKAIMVANRTYERAYQLACELGGDAIHFDRLNRALRDADVVISATGSPHYILTRERVMEAVPPERRSSIVMVDIANPRDIEESVRELGVRLFTIDDLRGVAEENRKRREAEAREAEGIVRAELELLLRAMKHREVEPLLAEIRGRMESLRQREAGKAIKKIENSKDPERVVEGLTRSIVDKIFHDIALKIRDAAERDDKEFLRMCSELFDCEEL, from the coding sequence GTGATTCTTAACATAAGGCTTGACCACAAGACCTCTGATGTGAAGACAATGGAGACAGCATCAGGCAGAATAGAGGAGATTGTAGGTGAACTTGAGGCCCTTGGAGCCGTTAACGAGAAGGTGCCCCTCGTGACCTGCAACAGGGTTGAGTACTACCTTCATCTCACATGGGTTCCACCTGAATTTGATTTTAACGGATTTACAGTTGAAAAAGATGATGATGCCCTTCTGCACCTTCTGAGGCTGGCTTCAGGCCTTGAGTCCATGATAATCGGGGAGGACCAGATACTTGGACAGATAAAGGCTGCAAGGCTACAGGCCCTACGTGAGGGTACCTGTGGGCCCCTCCTTGATATGGTGTTCACCAAGGCGGTCCATGTGGGACAGACCGTGAGGCGGAAGACCAAGATAAACAGGGGTTCCGTCTCAATAGGATCAGCTGCCGTTGATCTTGCAGAGTCAATACACGGAGACCTCAAATGCAAGAATGTCCTTGTTATAGGGGCAGGTAAAATGGGGACACTGGTTGCCCGCGCCCTCGCCGAAAAACACCTCAAGGCAATAATGGTGGCAAACAGAACATATGAGAGGGCCTACCAGCTTGCATGCGAACTCGGTGGTGATGCAATACACTTCGACAGGCTCAACAGGGCCCTCAGGGATGCAGATGTTGTTATAAGTGCCACAGGCTCACCACACTACATACTCACCCGTGAGCGTGTCATGGAGGCGGTGCCCCCTGAAAGGAGGTCCAGCATTGTGATGGTGGACATAGCCAACCCAAGGGATATAGAGGAATCCGTGAGGGAACTTGGAGTCAGGCTATTCACAATCGATGACCTCAGGGGCGTGGCCGAGGAGAACCGGAAGAGGAGGGAGGCCGAGGCAAGGGAGGCAGAGGGGATAGTAAGGGCTGAACTTGAACTCCTCCTGAGGGCAATGAAGCACAGGGAGGTGGAGCCACTTCTTGCTGAAATAAGGGGGCGCATGGAGTCCCTCCGACAGAGGGAGGCAGGTAAGGCAATTAAGAAAATTGAAAACAGCAAGGACCCTGAGAGGGTTGTTGAGGGTCTCACAAGGTCAATAGTTGATAAGATATTCCATGATATCGCACTCAAAATCAGGGATGCCGCAGAGAGGGATGATAAAGAGTTCTTGAGGATGTGTTCTGAGCTCTTTGATTGTGAGGAACTTTAG
- a CDS encoding bifunctional precorrin-2 dehydrogenase/sirohydrochlorin ferrochelatase has product MSLTPLYIDMQGKRVLVVGSGEVGRRRAMRFIEAGAEVAVLGQEVEGAVSIAEEKLGEWVKKADLIVAASPDRSLNERVTELAGGKLLNRADDPSRGNVVVPSTFKIADVSISVFTGKKSPLMAKYLRRRIQEAIKPEDILMIEVQDVSRRVLMEEVPDHRKRRRILYEISEDKRVHEKLEAGDLEGAIRRARDIIMDRGPSGDS; this is encoded by the coding sequence ATGTCCCTCACACCCCTCTACATTGACATGCAAGGTAAGAGGGTACTGGTGGTGGGTTCAGGTGAAGTTGGAAGAAGAAGGGCGATGAGGTTCATCGAGGCCGGTGCAGAGGTTGCGGTTCTTGGACAGGAAGTTGAAGGCGCTGTTTCAATAGCCGAGGAAAAACTCGGGGAGTGGGTTAAGAAGGCAGACCTCATAGTTGCCGCAAGTCCCGATAGAAGCCTCAATGAAAGGGTAACTGAACTTGCAGGGGGTAAACTCCTTAACCGGGCAGATGACCCATCAAGGGGTAACGTGGTTGTTCCATCGACATTCAAAATAGCGGATGTTTCAATCTCAGTATTCACAGGAAAAAAGAGTCCACTGATGGCAAAATACCTCCGCAGGAGGATCCAGGAGGCCATAAAACCAGAGGATATACTAATGATTGAGGTTCAGGATGTATCCCGTCGCGTGCTCATGGAAGAGGTTCCGGATCACAGAAAGAGGCGCAGAATTCTCTATGAGATCTCAGAGGATAAAAGGGTACATGAAAAACTTGAAGCCGGCGACCTGGAGGGTGCCATAAGGAGGGCGCGGGACATAATCATGGATAGGGGGCCTTCAGGTGATTCTTAA
- a CDS encoding methanogenesis marker 9 domain-containing protein — protein MVWSDAPSHVCRGGDKRALTFCCPPVKPCPIMIALEEAGLTPQDYIEIKESFARNTRLGEGQGTCFGSLVWCCKPSKPCPLRDMAMKRINMTTEEYMELKKRLSEELVGTSKPDTDSVKALAEAFEVSIEEAREALVEADNDLRTAMKILRMKSL, from the coding sequence TTGGTATGGAGCGACGCACCATCCCATGTCTGCAGGGGTGGTGATAAAAGGGCGCTTACATTCTGCTGCCCACCGGTGAAGCCCTGCCCAATAATGATAGCACTCGAGGAGGCGGGACTGACACCACAGGATTACATTGAAATCAAGGAGTCATTCGCAAGAAATACGAGGCTCGGCGAGGGCCAGGGGACATGCTTCGGTTCACTTGTCTGGTGCTGCAAGCCCTCAAAGCCCTGTCCACTCAGGGACATGGCCATGAAGAGGATCAACATGACAACCGAGGAGTACATGGAACTCAAAAAGAGGCTCTCAGAGGAACTTGTGGGTACCTCTAAACCTGACACCGACAGTGTGAAGGCCCTGGCAGAAGCCTTTGAGGTATCCATTGAGGAGGCCAGGGAGGCCCTTGTCGAGGCAGATAATGACCTCAGAACAGCCATGAAGATACTCAGAATGAAATCCCTCTGA
- the atwA gene encoding methyl coenzyme M reductase system, component A2 → MSFIKLENVTKKFKGVEVLKNISVEIDEGKVLGILGRSGAGKSVLINMLRGMKEYRPDSGRVIYNVAICPECLRVEPPSFEGKLCGCGSKFSLREVDFWNCDKKTFAAVRRRIAIMLQRTFALYEDDTVIDNVIKSMPDVEYETALYHALDLLEMVQMSHRITHIARDLSGGEKQRVVLARQLAKEPMVFLADEPTGTLDPQTAELIHDALLEGVKDKGITMIITSHWPEVMRDLSDYAIWIEKGEIIEEGDPDDVVASFMDQVPAPEKVKEFERETPIIKMVDVKKHYYSIDRGVVKAVDGVDLTVYEGEIFGVVGLSGAGKTTLSRIIIGITEPSSGKVCVRLGDEWIDMTEKGPLGRGRVTPYLGILHQEYSLYPHRDVLGNLTEAISLELPAEFARMKAIYVLKAVGFDEEYAENLLGKYPDELSGGERHRVALAQVLIREPRIIILDEPTGTMDPITRVQVTDSILKAREELNQTFLIISHDMDFVLDVCDRASLMRGGRILKTGEPESIVGDLTPDEKRGMLRE, encoded by the coding sequence ATGTCTTTCATAAAGCTGGAAAATGTCACAAAGAAGTTTAAGGGTGTTGAGGTTCTAAAAAACATCAGCGTTGAAATCGATGAGGGCAAGGTCCTGGGGATACTGGGAAGAAGTGGGGCAGGAAAATCTGTTCTCATAAACATGCTGAGGGGTATGAAGGAATACAGGCCAGACTCTGGCCGTGTCATCTACAACGTGGCAATCTGCCCTGAATGCCTCAGGGTTGAACCCCCCTCCTTTGAGGGTAAGTTATGCGGGTGCGGCTCAAAATTTTCACTCAGGGAGGTGGACTTCTGGAACTGTGACAAGAAGACCTTCGCCGCCGTCAGGAGAAGAATAGCCATAATGCTCCAGAGGACATTCGCCCTCTATGAGGACGACACGGTAATCGATAACGTCATAAAGTCAATGCCTGATGTTGAATATGAAACGGCCCTCTACCATGCCCTTGACCTCCTTGAAATGGTTCAGATGAGCCACAGGATAACCCACATTGCAAGGGATCTCAGTGGTGGTGAAAAGCAGAGGGTTGTCCTTGCAAGGCAACTGGCCAAGGAGCCAATGGTTTTCCTGGCTGATGAGCCAACCGGTACCCTCGACCCCCAGACAGCGGAGCTCATACACGACGCCCTCCTTGAAGGTGTCAAGGATAAGGGAATAACCATGATCATAACCTCCCACTGGCCTGAGGTCATGAGGGACCTCTCTGATTATGCCATATGGATTGAGAAGGGTGAAATAATTGAGGAGGGAGACCCTGATGACGTTGTTGCCAGTTTCATGGATCAGGTGCCCGCACCTGAGAAGGTGAAGGAGTTTGAAAGGGAAACCCCCATCATAAAGATGGTTGATGTTAAGAAGCACTACTACTCCATTGACAGGGGTGTTGTAAAGGCTGTTGACGGTGTTGACCTCACAGTCTATGAGGGGGAAATCTTTGGTGTAGTGGGGCTCAGCGGGGCCGGTAAGACGACTCTCTCAAGGATAATAATTGGAATAACCGAGCCAAGCAGCGGGAAGGTCTGCGTGAGGCTGGGTGATGAATGGATAGACATGACCGAGAAGGGACCCCTTGGCCGTGGCCGTGTAACACCCTACCTTGGGATACTCCACCAGGAGTACAGCCTATACCCCCACAGGGATGTGCTGGGTAACCTCACAGAGGCAATCAGCCTTGAACTCCCGGCTGAATTTGCCAGGATGAAGGCAATCTATGTCCTCAAGGCCGTGGGCTTTGATGAGGAGTACGCAGAGAACCTCCTTGGCAAGTACCCCGATGAGCTCTCAGGTGGTGAGAGACACAGGGTTGCCCTTGCCCAGGTCCTCATCAGGGAGCCAAGGATAATAATTCTTGATGAGCCCACAGGTACCATGGACCCCATAACCAGGGTGCAGGTTACAGATTCAATACTTAAGGCAAGGGAGGAGCTGAATCAGACCTTCCTGATAATTTCACATGACATGGACTTCGTGCTTGATGTCTGTGACAGGGCATCCCTCATGAGGGGGGGCAGGATCCTCAAGACAGGTGAACCTGAGTCAATCGTCGGGGACCTCACACCCGATGAGAAGAGGGGGATGCTCAGGGAATAA
- a CDS encoding MJ0144 family RNA dihydrouridine synthase-like protein produces MVADSIIVLAPMAGITDAEFCLKLIPYGFDAVTLGGYNADEETSRAGRLIAGRGRPEFDFDSSELKSIVESEASRIKDSFEVLVSVNLRALYPEPIMQISSIREVDIVEINAHCRQPEITSLGAGQAMLHYPEFLEDFTSEVVKGANAEVSVKIRGNVPGVDTVAITEMLDDLGVGYIHLDAMKPGEDRADLELVGEVSQSLKNAVLIGNNSVRDLESADAMLAAGADAVSIARAAMPGRIDFNLREIRFNLD; encoded by the coding sequence ATGGTTGCTGATAGCATAATTGTCCTGGCCCCAATGGCAGGTATAACCGATGCAGAATTCTGCCTGAAACTTATCCCCTATGGTTTCGATGCTGTTACACTGGGCGGCTACAATGCAGATGAGGAAACATCCAGGGCTGGAAGGCTAATAGCCGGGAGGGGCAGACCTGAATTTGATTTTGACTCTTCTGAACTTAAATCCATAGTAGAATCTGAGGCATCAAGGATAAAGGACAGTTTTGAGGTGCTGGTCTCTGTGAACCTCAGGGCCCTTTACCCTGAACCCATCATGCAGATATCATCCATCAGGGAAGTGGATATTGTTGAGATAAATGCACACTGCAGACAGCCAGAGATAACATCCCTGGGTGCCGGACAGGCGATGCTCCATTACCCTGAGTTTCTTGAGGACTTCACATCTGAGGTCGTGAAGGGTGCCAATGCAGAGGTCTCTGTCAAGATACGGGGAAATGTGCCTGGAGTTGATACGGTTGCAATTACAGAAATGCTTGATGACCTTGGGGTAGGCTACATTCACCTGGACGCCATGAAGCCCGGTGAGGATAGGGCCGACCTTGAACTTGTGGGTGAAGTTTCACAGAGCTTAAAGAATGCGGTCCTAATAGGTAACAATTCTGTGAGAGACCTTGAATCCGCCGATGCAATGCTTGCTGCAGGTGCAGATGCGGTATCAATTGCAAGAGCTGCAATGCCTGGCAGGATAGACTTCAATCTCAGGGAAATCAGATTTAATCTGGACTAA
- a CDS encoding GTP cyclohydrolase III, translating to MIQMTLIQIDNYGPWTVTPAPRNEADLQILQAELYADLQRQFAARQGLVFFTRFDNMLAITNGIGVEDHRRIQRSIGNRYPITVSMGVGAAETPYDAQRNASRALQSHGGAQSEERKEVLAIDGLVEEGHVQIAHIDINGITETMTDIVPAYDTSFIVNRVQHFLMKKLIKEGALLFFIGGDNFMSPCNGLEPQGLLRILNEIDDEINVALKAGIGKAPTAEKAANLADLALEEIRGGFTYDLVHVMKE from the coding sequence ATGATACAGATGACCTTAATTCAGATAGACAATTATGGGCCATGGACAGTGACACCAGCCCCACGTAATGAGGCTGATCTTCAGATACTCCAGGCAGAACTTTACGCTGACCTTCAGCGCCAGTTTGCTGCCCGTCAGGGACTTGTTTTTTTCACAAGATTCGATAATATGCTCGCCATCACCAATGGTATAGGGGTGGAGGACCACAGAAGGATACAGAGGTCCATAGGTAACCGTTACCCCATAACCGTGAGCATGGGCGTGGGGGCCGCTGAGACACCCTATGATGCCCAGAGAAATGCTTCAAGGGCTCTTCAGAGCCATGGGGGAGCCCAGTCAGAGGAAAGAAAGGAGGTCCTTGCCATAGATGGTCTTGTGGAAGAGGGCCATGTGCAGATTGCGCATATTGATATAAATGGCATCACAGAGACCATGACCGACATTGTGCCGGCCTATGACACATCATTCATTGTTAACAGGGTCCAGCACTTCCTGATGAAGAAACTCATAAAGGAGGGCGCCCTTCTATTCTTCATAGGCGGGGATAACTTCATGTCACCCTGCAATGGCCTTGAACCGCAGGGTCTGCTTCGCATACTCAATGAGATAGATGACGAGATAAACGTTGCACTCAAGGCGGGTATCGGAAAGGCACCAACAGCTGAGAAGGCCGCTAACCTGGCAGACCTGGCCCTCGAGGAGATAAGGGGCGGCTTCACATATGACCTGGTCCATGTGATGAAGGAATAG
- the cofD gene encoding 2-phospho-L-lactate transferase — MITVLSGGTGTPKLLQGIVRVVDPSEVTVIVNTVENDYFSGVYVAPDIDTVIYTLAGIINEETWYGVRDDTFITHERLGELGCPELLRIGDLDRAFKIQKTLLLRDMPLHRVVEHQCRALGVESRVIPMSNQESDIRIITDEGEMGFHEFLVERRSEPEVLDVQFSRVKPAPGVLEAIESAERVIVGPSNPVTSVGPILKTEGVRDALRDAEVSAVSPFIGRRPFSGPAGKFMEAKGYEASSLGLAEMYSDFLDMLVIDEADSNLKTEIEKLIKEVTITKTIMENTGDKIMLARILLGEIL; from the coding sequence ATGATAACAGTCCTCTCTGGGGGTACAGGCACACCGAAACTCCTGCAGGGCATTGTGAGGGTTGTGGACCCCTCTGAGGTTACGGTGATAGTTAATACGGTTGAGAATGACTATTTTTCTGGAGTATATGTCGCACCTGACATCGACACAGTTATTTACACCCTTGCAGGGATAATAAACGAGGAGACCTGGTATGGGGTCCGGGATGACACATTCATAACCCATGAGAGGCTTGGTGAACTTGGATGCCCGGAGCTCCTGAGGATAGGCGACCTTGACCGGGCATTCAAGATACAGAAAACCCTCCTTTTAAGGGACATGCCACTCCACAGGGTTGTGGAACACCAGTGCAGGGCCCTTGGTGTGGAATCAAGGGTTATCCCCATGAGCAACCAGGAATCCGATATCAGGATAATTACAGATGAGGGTGAGATGGGATTCCACGAGTTTCTTGTGGAGAGGAGGTCAGAGCCCGAGGTCCTGGATGTTCAGTTCAGCAGGGTTAAACCGGCACCTGGGGTTTTAGAGGCGATTGAATCTGCCGAAAGGGTCATAGTGGGACCATCCAATCCTGTGACATCCGTAGGGCCCATCCTCAAAACAGAGGGTGTTAGGGATGCCCTCAGAGATGCAGAGGTATCTGCAGTATCACCATTTATAGGCAGGAGACCATTCAGCGGGCCCGCCGGGAAATTCATGGAAGCTAAAGGCTATGAGGCCTCAAGTCTCGGCCTTGCAGAGATGTACAGTGATTTTCTTGACATGCTGGTGATTGATGAGGCCGACTCAAACCTCAAGACGGAAATAGAAAAACTAATAAAAGAGGTAACGATAACAAAGACCATCATGGAAAACACAGGGGATAAAATAATGTTGGCCAGAATACTTTTGGGTGAAATATTATGA
- a CDS encoding coenzyme F420-0:L-glutamate ligase: MQITLTGVEGLPLVSEGDDIAALIVDAVKSSNMELLDGDILVIAETLVAKAEGNTVDLRRIEPSRKALEIASRTGKDPRLVEAILEESSEILKVGHDFIVSETRHGFVCANAGIDESNVEDGLATPLPEDPDRSARRILEGLHELTGREIAVIISDTQGRPFREGAVGVAVGVAGISPVWDRKGELDLYGRSLQTTRVAVADELAAAASLVMGQADEGVPAVIVRGYPWGHLRATGSARELLRPRELDVFRD, translated from the coding sequence ATGCAGATAACCCTAACTGGAGTGGAGGGCCTACCACTTGTCTCAGAGGGTGATGACATAGCAGCCCTCATAGTGGACGCAGTGAAGTCCTCAAACATGGAACTCCTTGATGGTGACATACTGGTAATCGCTGAAACACTGGTGGCAAAGGCAGAAGGAAACACCGTTGACCTCAGGAGGATTGAACCATCCAGAAAGGCACTTGAAATAGCATCAAGGACAGGTAAGGACCCCAGACTAGTTGAGGCAATCCTTGAGGAGTCCAGTGAGATACTGAAGGTTGGCCATGACTTCATAGTATCCGAAACCCGGCACGGCTTTGTATGCGCCAATGCAGGTATTGACGAGTCAAATGTTGAGGATGGACTGGCAACCCCACTCCCAGAGGACCCTGACAGAAGCGCCAGAAGGATACTTGAGGGTCTTCATGAACTCACAGGGAGGGAAATAGCTGTCATAATCTCCGATACACAGGGAAGGCCCTTCAGGGAGGGGGCTGTCGGTGTTGCAGTTGGAGTTGCCGGTATTTCACCGGTGTGGGATCGGAAGGGTGAACTGGACCTTTATGGCAGGAGCCTCCAGACAACCAGGGTGGCGGTTGCAGATGAACTGGCAGCCGCAGCCTCCCTTGTGATGGGACAGGCAGATGAGGGCGTACCCGCCGTCATAGTAAGGGGTTACCCATGGGGGCACCTCCGCGCCACTGGCAGCGCAAGGGAACTCTTAAGGCCCCGGGAACTTGACGTCTTCAGGGATTAG
- the purO gene encoding IMP cyclohydrolase: protein MYLGRILAVGRNSSGSFVAYRVSSRSFPNRTARLLEERVAIVPVEGCEGDVFKNPYIAYNCIRIVDGTAVVSNGSHTDTIADKISLGMNLKDALGFSLLTMDYEKDELNTPRIAAAINDSDAFIGIVTEDGINIRRVPEGVSMYISTYEQTEPAETTFEAGNAEEAAEFILGGGDFATFTHPVTSAAAFNRGDGWKLATGEK, encoded by the coding sequence ATGTATCTTGGAAGAATACTGGCAGTTGGGAGAAACAGCAGCGGATCCTTCGTGGCGTACAGGGTCTCCAGCAGATCCTTCCCAAACAGGACTGCAAGGCTCCTTGAGGAAAGGGTTGCGATTGTACCAGTTGAGGGCTGTGAGGGTGACGTATTCAAAAACCCCTACATAGCATACAACTGTATAAGGATAGTTGATGGGACTGCGGTTGTATCCAACGGTTCCCATACCGATACCATTGCAGATAAGATATCCCTCGGGATGAACCTGAAGGACGCCCTGGGCTTCTCCCTCCTTACAATGGACTATGAGAAGGATGAACTAAACACCCCACGAATCGCAGCGGCAATCAATGACTCGGATGCATTCATAGGAATAGTTACAGAGGATGGGATAAACATCAGAAGGGTCCCTGAAGGCGTTTCAATGTACATCTCAACCTATGAGCAGACAGAACCAGCAGAAACCACCTTTGAAGCCGGAAATGCAGAGGAGGCGGCAGAGTTCATACTGGGTGGAGGAGATTTTGCAACATTCACACACCCTGTTACCTCGGCAGCAGCATTCAACAGAGGAGACGGCTGGAAGCTGGCTACGGGAGAAAAATGA
- a CDS encoding biopolymer transporter ExbD, whose amino-acid sequence MVLDTERYRNKVHGRPRFNMVPFIDILFTILIFLVVTTTFSGGAGEASGKPQISENTGPSEYYLIPVAGLRRVTVNGIDMSSHIKNSAVAVHTRVIDEGEIIIRPREGAIIITAPPDLPVDRAVKTPS is encoded by the coding sequence ATGGTCCTGGATACAGAGAGGTACAGGAACAAGGTTCATGGGAGGCCAAGGTTCAACATGGTCCCATTCATTGATATACTGTTCACAATACTGATTTTCCTTGTGGTGACAACCACCTTTTCAGGGGGGGCAGGTGAGGCATCAGGAAAGCCCCAGATAAGTGAAAACACCGGGCCATCAGAGTACTACCTAATACCTGTCGCAGGCCTGAGGCGGGTAACGGTTAATGGCATTGACATGTCCAGCCACATAAAGAACAGTGCGGTGGCAGTCCACACCCGGGTCATAGATGAGGGTGAAATAATAATAAGGCCCAGGGAGGGGGCAATAATCATAACAGCACCACCAGACCTCCCGGTCGATAGGGCGGTTAAAACACCGTCATAA
- a CDS encoding MotA/TolQ/ExbB proton channel family protein translates to MFLEPVFNFFGTVLEMFRSGGVITYIIAITGVYGFITSIEKIHYLRKISRVSTPQIIGKVNESMEKGGALEALREIGQYQNPVSKIISEALKIGYRNRSEVEDAMERVFIVEMSNMTKGLGTLRTIIEVAPMLGLIGTVIGIWYTFRALGVNADPAAMAEGIYVALITTILGLAVAIILMPLYSYITGRIDDEIDKIELIKKMTNWGYAIMRIRVDGDVDDVVEALMESDGVVSVRTVDDPEANLVVAFKPSMLEKSINNIILERCGKSAEIIESKLRQ, encoded by the coding sequence ATGTTTCTCGAACCAGTTTTCAACTTCTTTGGCACAGTACTTGAAATGTTCCGCAGCGGCGGTGTAATAACATACATAATAGCAATCACAGGTGTCTATGGTTTTATCACGTCCATTGAGAAGATACACTACCTAAGAAAGATTTCACGTGTTAGCACACCCCAGATAATAGGTAAGGTCAATGAATCCATGGAGAAGGGCGGAGCACTTGAGGCACTCAGGGAGATAGGGCAGTACCAGAATCCAGTATCAAAGATAATATCAGAGGCCCTCAAGATAGGCTACAGGAACCGTTCAGAGGTTGAGGATGCAATGGAGCGTGTTTTCATTGTTGAGATGAGCAACATGACCAAGGGTCTTGGGACGCTAAGGACAATAATAGAGGTCGCCCCCATGCTGGGTCTTATAGGGACCGTCATAGGGATATGGTACACATTCAGGGCCCTCGGTGTTAACGCTGACCCCGCTGCAATGGCTGAGGGAATCTATGTTGCACTGATAACCACAATACTTGGACTGGCAGTTGCCATAATCCTCATGCCCCTCTACTCCTACATAACAGGCAGGATAGACGATGAGATAGACAAGATTGAACTCATAAAGAAGATGACAAACTGGGGGTACGCCATCATGAGGATAAGGGTCGATGGAGATGTTGATGATGTGGTCGAGGCCCTCATGGAGTCAGATGGTGTTGTCAGCGTGAGGACGGTTGATGACCCTGAGGCAAACCTTGTGGTGGCATTCAAGCCCAGCATGCTTGAGAAGAGCATAAACAACATAATACTTGAAAGGTGCGGTAAGAGCGCCGAGATAATTGAAAGTAAGCTGCGGCAGTGA